In Candidatus Effluviviaceae Genus V sp., the sequence GATGGCCGCCATCACCTCTTCGGCGAGAGCCCTGTAGTCGCCGTCCTCTCGCGGGGCGATCGGCCGTCCGTACCTCACAAGGAGCAGTCTCTTCCTTCTGAAGGCCCCGGCGAGGTCCCTCGAGCCGGTGATCCAGACCGGGACGATCACAGCACCCGCGGTCGCGGCCACCCAGGCCGCGCCGGCACGGCCCTTCCCGAGACGTCCGTCTCTGCTCCGCGTTCCCTCCGGGAACATCAACATCGCGCCGCCGCGCTCGAGGACCGAGACGGCCCGTCTGAGCGCCCGTCTGTCGGACGCTC encodes:
- a CDS encoding 1-acyl-sn-glycerol-3-phosphate acyltransferase, coding for MRFHYRIGWTLARLLVKLLWGFRAEGYRGIPRHGPVLLASNHISGWDPLLVGLGCPRETHFLAKEELFRNPFLGWLIRTYNAIPVRRGASDRRALRRAVSVLERGGAMLMFPEGTRSRDGRLGKGRAGAAWVAATAGAVIVPVWITGSRDLAGAFRRKRLLLVRYGRPIAPREDGDYRALAEEVMAAI